One genomic region from Solirubrobacterales bacterium encodes:
- a CDS encoding alpha/beta hydrolase, with protein sequence MLALYLIAALFGALAVLNLVLGRLPRRPDGAGGIIETAHGPIHYVETVGDGTPIVFIHGMPGSCRDFDRVRAELKGRHTIAFDRPGYAWSEGKPQEFSKQLDAIVEAAGTLGVERAVVVGHSFGGLATLGLAIRKPAFVESMLLLAPAAGGTRVGEQRVKQAKLIAALERPGLAQVLDLIFLRIVRKFASTQGALFAYGPGPEHAAERNIAVSVLARHTSVRALMNDRQIFNDTERTVTRNLGKITAPSLILHGRQDQTVGLKNGRRLAEALPDTTITEIEGDHQLPIKNPHQVVDALARLIDRSPTSARH encoded by the coding sequence ATGCTCGCCCTCTACTTAATCGCAGCGCTCTTCGGCGCACTTGCCGTCCTCAATCTCGTGCTCGGTCGGCTGCCGCGACGGCCCGACGGCGCAGGTGGCATCATCGAGACGGCACACGGGCCGATCCACTATGTGGAGACGGTGGGGGACGGGACTCCGATCGTCTTCATCCACGGAATGCCCGGAAGCTGCCGTGACTTCGACCGCGTGCGTGCGGAGCTGAAAGGTCGCCACACGATCGCGTTTGACCGCCCGGGCTACGCCTGGTCAGAGGGCAAGCCGCAGGAGTTCAGCAAACAGCTGGACGCGATCGTCGAGGCAGCCGGAACGCTGGGCGTGGAGCGCGCCGTGGTGGTGGGGCATTCTTTCGGCGGACTGGCAACGCTCGGACTCGCGATTCGCAAGCCAGCCTTCGTTGAGTCGATGCTGCTGCTGGCGCCGGCCGCCGGCGGGACCCGCGTTGGCGAGCAGCGGGTAAAGCAGGCGAAGTTGATCGCAGCGCTTGAACGCCCGGGGCTCGCCCAAGTGCTTGACCTCATCTTCCTGCGGATCGTCCGTAAGTTCGCGTCAACCCAGGGCGCCCTATTTGCCTACGGCCCCGGTCCGGAGCACGCCGCCGAACGAAATATCGCTGTGTCCGTGTTGGCGCGTCACACCAGCGTCCGCGCGCTGATGAACGACCGCCAGATCTTCAACGACACCGAGCGCACGGTCACTCGCAATCTCGGGAAAATCACCGCACCATCGCTGATTCTGCACGGCCGCCAAGACCAGACGGTAGGCCTGAAGAACGGCCGGCGACTCGCCGAGGCCCTGCCGGACACGACGATCACTGAGATCGAAGGCGACCATCAACTGCCGATCAAGAATCCCCACCAAGTGGTTGATGCGCTGGCTCGACTGATCGACCGCTCGCCGACCTCCGCCAGGCATTGA
- a CDS encoding alpha/beta hydrolase yields the protein MKRKFIFAVVVAIVAVNWTWGRLPSEPPAPAGSKYAMTEGVNFNYVETPGREPAVVMIHGHPGTYLDWAYVQQKLSGRRTIAIDRPGYGYSSGGYIDFNDQVSAIHALTKKLKLDRPVIAGHSYGGALAIAYAQKYPRETKAIVAVDPGVEPNGGSAFDKLQAQFVKVMQLPVIQPLAYATFSQAVLSASADPQVKKAFEPDPINPDYEKQLKAVSLKSSDLKTFADEELDYGGVVDQLAAKYSATRTPAWVIQGTDDQLVPTSAVEQMAGQLPNAKYIPLSGGHMQTWVHPTQVARAINSAAR from the coding sequence ATGAAGCGCAAATTCATCTTTGCCGTGGTCGTCGCGATCGTCGCGGTCAACTGGACGTGGGGCAGGCTGCCGTCCGAGCCGCCCGCGCCCGCGGGCAGCAAGTACGCGATGACCGAGGGCGTGAACTTCAACTACGTCGAGACGCCGGGCCGCGAGCCGGCAGTCGTGATGATCCACGGTCACCCGGGCACATATCTCGATTGGGCGTACGTTCAACAGAAGCTTTCCGGCCGACGCACGATCGCGATTGACCGGCCGGGCTACGGCTACTCAAGCGGCGGGTACATCGACTTCAATGATCAGGTCAGCGCGATCCATGCCTTGACGAAGAAGCTCAAGCTCGACAGGCCGGTGATCGCGGGACACTCATACGGTGGTGCGCTTGCCATCGCCTATGCGCAGAAGTACCCGCGCGAGACAAAAGCAATCGTCGCGGTCGATCCCGGCGTAGAACCAAACGGCGGAAGCGCCTTCGACAAGCTGCAGGCGCAGTTTGTAAAAGTGATGCAACTACCGGTCATTCAGCCGCTCGCATACGCGACCTTCAGCCAGGCGGTGCTCAGCGCAAGCGCAGACCCGCAGGTCAAGAAGGCGTTCGAGCCGGACCCGATCAACCCCGACTACGAAAAGCAACTCAAGGCCGTGAGCCTCAAATCCAGCGATCTCAAGACGTTCGCGGATGAGGAGCTCGACTACGGCGGTGTGGTGGATCAGCTCGCGGCAAAGTACAGCGCGACTCGCACGCCGGCATGGGTGATCCAGGGCACCGACGATCAGCTCGTGCCAACCTCGGCCGTGGAACAGATGGCTGGCCAGCTTCCAAACGCAAAGTACATCCCGCTCTCAGGCGGACACATGCAGACCTGGGTACACCCAACCCAGGTGGCGCGCGCGATTAACTCGGCAGCTCGCTGA
- a CDS encoding protein meaA: protein MRTYSGHSNAKKSNELYRKNIAKGQTGLSIAFDLPTQTGYDADDELSKGEVGKVGVSVAHKHDMHTLLDGIPLGEMNTSMTINATAMWLLSLYIATADENGVDQADLSGTTQNDILKEYLSRGTYAFPPAPSMRLIADMVSHTVNHVPKWNPINICSYHLQEAGATPVQEIAYSMSNAIAVLDAVKERGQVSDEDFPKVFGRISFFVNAGIRFVEEHAKLRAMNKLWSELADKYGVEDEKLRRFRYGVQVNSLGLTEAQPENNIQRIVLEALAVTIGRDARARALQLPAWNEALGLPRAWDQQWALRIQQVLAFETDILDYPDIFEGSIVMDGLVDELVEGAKAEMAIVDEHGGAVEAVPYMKSALVESHSRRVSAIENHDLTVVGQNKFTTTEESPLTADAEGGIMVIDPEVERELIESVEKWRDERDQAAVDKALADLAAAAADESVNLMPFSIAAAKAGATTGEWSSTLRDVFGAYRGPTGIGDATMHGDNESLEALRERVEEVSETLGRRLKILVGKPGLDGHSNGAEQIAVRARDVGMDVVYEGIRLTPSQIATSAVQEGVHVVGLSILSGSHRELIPAVIENLRDSGVEVPVVCGGIIPDHDVQPLLDAGVARVYTPKDFELNRIMGDIIELVAERAGQPATAAV, encoded by the coding sequence ATGAGGACCTACAGCGGCCACAGCAACGCCAAGAAGTCGAACGAGCTGTACCGCAAGAACATCGCCAAGGGCCAGACCGGCCTTTCGATCGCCTTTGACCTGCCGACGCAGACTGGCTACGACGCGGACGACGAGCTTTCCAAGGGCGAAGTGGGCAAGGTCGGTGTGTCGGTTGCGCACAAGCACGACATGCACACGCTGCTCGACGGCATCCCGCTGGGCGAGATGAACACCTCGATGACGATCAACGCGACTGCGATGTGGCTGCTCAGTCTTTACATCGCGACCGCCGATGAGAACGGCGTCGATCAGGCGGATCTTTCTGGCACGACCCAGAACGACATCCTGAAGGAATACCTCTCGCGCGGCACCTACGCCTTCCCGCCCGCGCCCTCGATGCGCCTGATCGCCGACATGGTCAGCCACACCGTCAACCACGTGCCCAAGTGGAACCCGATCAACATCTGCAGCTACCACCTGCAAGAGGCCGGCGCCACCCCGGTCCAGGAGATCGCTTACTCAATGTCCAACGCGATCGCCGTGCTTGACGCGGTCAAGGAACGCGGACAGGTCTCTGACGAGGACTTCCCGAAGGTCTTCGGTCGCATCAGCTTCTTTGTCAACGCCGGCATCCGCTTTGTAGAAGAGCACGCCAAGCTGCGCGCGATGAACAAGCTGTGGTCCGAGCTCGCCGACAAGTACGGCGTCGAGGACGAGAAGCTGCGCCGCTTCCGTTACGGCGTGCAGGTCAACTCCTTGGGTCTCACCGAAGCCCAGCCCGAAAACAACATCCAGCGCATCGTGCTTGAGGCGCTGGCCGTGACAATCGGTCGCGACGCCCGCGCCCGCGCGCTGCAGCTGCCGGCATGGAACGAGGCGCTTGGACTGCCGCGTGCATGGGATCAGCAGTGGGCGCTGCGCATTCAGCAGGTCCTGGCATTTGAGACCGACATCCTTGACTACCCGGACATCTTCGAGGGATCGATTGTCATGGACGGCCTGGTGGACGAGCTCGTTGAGGGCGCGAAGGCCGAGATGGCGATCGTTGACGAACACGGCGGAGCAGTCGAAGCCGTGCCGTACATGAAGTCCGCGCTGGTCGAGAGCCACAGCCGCCGCGTCAGCGCGATCGAGAACCACGACCTCACCGTCGTTGGCCAGAACAAATTCACCACGACCGAAGAATCGCCGCTCACCGCTGACGCCGAGGGCGGAATCATGGTCATCGACCCCGAGGTCGAGCGCGAGCTGATCGAGTCCGTCGAGAAGTGGCGCGACGAGCGCGACCAGGCGGCAGTGGACAAGGCGCTTGCCGATCTTGCCGCAGCTGCTGCAGACGAATCCGTGAACCTCATGCCGTTCTCGATCGCCGCCGCGAAGGCAGGCGCAACGACCGGCGAGTGGTCATCGACCCTGCGTGACGTCTTCGGCGCCTACCGCGGGCCGACAGGAATCGGCGACGCAACGATGCACGGCGACAACGAGTCCCTCGAGGCCCTGCGCGAACGCGTTGAGGAAGTCTCAGAGACCCTCGGCCGCCGCCTGAAGATTCTCGTCGGCAAGCCCGGTCTTGACGGCCACAGCAACGGAGCCGAGCAGATCGCCGTTCGCGCACGCGACGTGGGCATGGACGTGGTCTACGAGGGAATCCGCCTTACGCCGTCGCAGATTGCGACCAGCGCGGTCCAGGAGGGCGTCCACGTGGTCGGCCTCTCGATCCTCTCTGGTTCGCACCGCGAGCTGATCCCGGCCGTGATCGAGAACCTGCGCGATTCAGGTGTTGAAGTGCCGGTCGTCTGCGGCGGGATCATTCCCGACCACGACGTCCAGCCGCTGCTCGACGCGGGCGTGGCGCGTGTCTACACCCCGAAGGACTTCGAGCTCAACCGCATCATGGGCGACATCATCGAGCTGGTGGCTGAGCGCGCTGGCCAGCCGGCGACTGCCGCCGTCTGA